The nucleotide sequence TTCTTCCACGTTTGTGCCTTCAAGGCGCACCACAAGCGGCAGTTTGAGGTCCACCTTGCGGGCCGCGTTCACGACGCCCTGGGCCACGATGTCGCAGCGCAGGATGCCGCCAAATATATTGATGAGTATGCCCCGCACGTTGGGGTCGGACAGCATTACCTCAAAGCCCGCGGCCACCATCTGCTCGTTGGCGCCGCCGCCGGCATCAAGAAAATTGGCCGGTTCAGCCCCGGCCTGCTTGATGGCGTCCATGGTGGCCATGGCAAGGCCAGCGCCATTGACCATGGTGCCCACATAGCCCGAAAGGCGCACGTAGTTTACGCCAAGTTCGCGGGCCTTGCGTTCCAGCGGGTCGCATTCTTCAGGATCTTCAAGGGCTGCGATGTCGGGGTGCCGCTTGAGGGCGCTTTCGTCAAAGTCCATCTTGCCGTCCAGCGCCATCAGCTCGCCCTCGACGGTGACGGCAAGCGGGTTGATTTCAACCAGCACGGCGTCTTTTTCCGCCGCCAGACGCACCAGATTCTGCAGCAGGGCTGTGCCCGCATTGACCTGGGCGGGCGTCAGCCCGCAGCCAAACAGCAGCGCGCGCGCCTGGAAGGGCCAGATGCGGTGGCCGCCGTCAAGACGGGTGGTAAAGATACGCTCGGGGGTTTTTGCGGCGACTTCTTCAATATCCATACCGCCGTCGGGCGAGGCCATCACCGTGAGGCACTGCGCGCCACGGTCAAGCACCACGGCCAGATACAGCTCGCGGGCGATGTTGGTTCCCTGTTCTACCCAGGCCTTGTGCACTTTTTTGCCTTGCGGCCCGGTCTGGTGCGTTACCAGCTGCATGCCGATAATGCGCTGCGCCGCGGCCTCGACCTCGTCGGGGCTTTTGCACACCACAACGCCGCCGCCCTTGCCGCGACCGCCCGCGTGTATCTGCGCCTTTACCACCCAGACGGGGCCGGGTATCTGCAGCGCCGCCTGCCGGGCCTCGGCGGGGGTTTCAGCCAGCAGCCCACGGGGTACGGGTACGCCGAACTGGGCCAGAAGAGTTTTTGCCTGATACTCGTGGATGTTCATGCATATCCTCGAAGTTTGTTTTGAGAGAGGCGTAAACCTGCATGCTGCAAGGGGGCAGCGCACCGTAAAACGCCGCTTGAGCCCCTTGATCATGCGCAAGTCTGAGGTTTTGGTCCTCCCGCGGCGGATCAGTTTCCGCCACGGGAGGTCCATCAGCGCCTGACAGCCGCCTGCACAGCCGCCAGGCAGCGTTTATGGCAGCGACAGGGAGAGGGTGCGCCCCCGTCGCTGCGTAAAAACGCCGTCAGCGCCTGACCTCGCCAGCAAGGCCTGCGCCCAGATGCAGGGCTTTTTTGTTGTTTTCGTGGTGCACGGCGGCAAAGCGCGATTCCAGCACTTTTTCGATGGATTCAAGCCGCACGGCGCCGGTTATGGCCGCCAGCGCGCCAAGCACGCAGATGTTGAGAGCCTGTGTTTTGCCGCCAAAGGTCTCCTTGACGCTGCGCAGCATGGGCAGGCCCACACGCTCGGCGTCGATACGCTTTGAGGGGTGCACAAGGTCGCTGTCGTACAGGCACATGCCGCCGGGGCGGATAAGGGGCAGATACTTGCCCGCAGCCTCGTCGGTAAGGGCCACAAGCACATTGGGCTGGTTTACCTTGGGAAAGTATATCTCGCTGTCGGAAATAATCACGTCCGAGCGGGTCGCGCCGCCGCGAGCTTCGGGCCCGTATGACTGCGACTGCACAGCCACCAGCCCTTCATACAGCACGGCGGCTTCTGCCAGCAGAATGGCCATGGTAATGATGCCCTGCCCGCCGGATCCGGACAGGAGAAAGCGATATCTTTCCATGACGTTACTCCTTGTGGGCCTTTGCGATGATTTTGGCGTATTCCGTGCAGTATTCGGGGCGGTCTTCCTCTACAAAAACGCCGCGCGGAATCAGATGGGGGTTTTCTTCCAGTTTTTTGGAGCCAAGCTGGGCGGTGTTGTCGCGATACCATTCGAGCATCTGCACAGCGCCGCCCAGCTTGTTTTTGCGGCCAAAATAGGTGGGGCACTGCGTAAGTATCTCCAGCACCGAAAACCCCTTGTGAGCAAAGGCTTTTTTGAGCAACGTGACAATTTCCTTCACATGGAAGGTCGTGGTGCGGGCCACAAAGGTGGCTCCCGCGCCCATGGCAAGCTTTACGGTGTCAAACTCGTGGTCAATGCTGCGGTAGGGAGCGGTGGTCGCCAGAATGCCCTCGCCCGAAAGCGGAGAATACTGGCCGCCGGTCATGCCGTAGATGCGGTTGTTCATGATGATGGCGACCATATCGATATTGCGGCGGCAGGCGTGGATAAAATGGTTGCCGCCGATGGCCATGGCGTCGCCGTCGCCCATGGGAACCACCACGTTAAGCTCTGGCTTGGTCATCTTGATGCCCGTGGCGCAGGCCAGGGCGCGGCCATGCATGGTGTGCATGCTGTGAAAGTCCACATAGCCCGATATGCGCGCCGAGCAGCCGATGCCCGAAACCATGCACATGTTTGAGGGGTCTATGTTCATTTCCTGCACGGCGTGCAGCAGGTTGTTGAGGATGGTGCCGTGACCGCAGCCGGGGCACCAGATATGGGGAAAAAACCGTTCGCGGATGTTTTGCACGCTCATGTTAGAACCCCCTTCCTTCAATAACACGCATGACCTTGCCGATATCGGTGGGGTTGAGCATCAGACCGTCCATGCGATTCACCAGGAACACGCGGTCGGGACGCTGCACCACCTGCTTTACCTGGGTGGTGATCTGGCCCATGTTCATCTCTGCCACAAAAATATTGCGGGCATGGGCCGTTTTTTCACGCACAAGCTGCGCCGGGAAGGGCCAGAGCGTCTGCAGTTCAAGCAGGCCGATGCGGTCGCCCTTTGAGCGGCGGGTCTCCACCAGATGCCGGGCGCTGCGGGCCGACGAGCCGTAAGAAATAATGACGTGCTCGGCGTCGTCCAGATAATATTCCTTCCAGCGGGCCAGCAGGTGAGCGCGGTTTTCGATCTTGTCCACCAGATGGTACACAAGCTTGCTGACCTGTTCGGGATTTTCAGTGGGGAAGCCCCAGATGTCGTGGTACAGGCCCGTGACGTTGTAGCGGTGCACGCCGCCAAAGTCGGACATGGGCAACCGGCCGTCTTCGCGGGGCAGGTAGGGGTAGTAGTTGACCCCGGCCTGGACCTCGGTATGCAGCCGCTCCACCACGGGCAGCTCGCCCGCCGCAGGTACGACCAGCTTTTCGCGCATGTGGCCGATAACCTCGTCGAACAGCAGGATGACCGGCGTGCGGTAGGTCTCAGCCATATTGAAGGCCTCGACCGTGATCTGAAACACATCCTGAATGCTCGACGCCGTGAGCACAATGATGGAATGGTCGCCGTGCGTGCCCCAGCGGGCCTGGTTCACATCGCCCTGAGCCACCTTGGTGGCCAGACCGGTGGAGGGGCCGCCGCGCTGCACGTTGACCACAACGCAGGGAATTTCAGCCATCACGGCGTAGCCGATGGCCTCCTGCTTGAGGGAAAAACCGGGGCCGCTCGTGGCGGTCATGGCTTTTGAACCAGCCAGCGATGCGCCGCAAACCGCGCACATGGAGGCTATTTCGTCTTCCATCTGAATAAACTTGCCGCCCACGCGGGGCAGCTGCTCGGCCAGATGTTCGGCCACTTCAGTTGAAGGGGTAATGGGATAACCTGCAAAAAAGCGCAGCCCGGCATACAGGGCCCCGCGCACGCAGGCTTCGTTACCCTGCACAAAGAGGATATCTTGCTGGCTCATGCCGCTGCCCCCTTGCCGGTTTTGGCCTTACCGGTCTTTTCAACCGTGACGGCCAGATCAGGACAATACTGTTCACACATGCCACACTCCACGCAAAGCTCCGGATTGTGACAGGCTTTGCCCTCATCATCCAAGGACAGCGCCTTTTTGGGACAAAAGGCTACGCAGATGCCGCAACCTTTACACCATTGGCGGTTGATGTTCACCATCATCATTCCCCATGCGGGTTTGTGCCGATAGCCGGCTGGTTATCGTAGCGCGGCCGGGCCGCGCAATCTGAGCTGTATCCCTGTTTTCGGTAGCTGCAGCGTGTGCTGATGCTTTTTGCCTGTTTTTCATTATGCTTGCCCAAAAGCCCCCTGCCTTGCTTGCCGCTGCCTTGCCCGGTAGCGAAACCGGCTGTGCAAGCAGCGTAATCAGGACGCGCCTATACAAAAACAACAACTGCATTACGCTTCATTAAAATTAAAATACATACATTGCGGTTTAACTTTGCAATAGACTGTTTACATAAACAGTCTATTGAAACAGATAAAAAACAAATTTTGCACCTGCAATACGCAGCAACAAGTTTTTTACTGCGTAAAAAACAGCCAAACTCTTAAGGCAAAGCCAAAACCATCAATTTTTCCCATGCCACTAATGTCCATTCAAGATATAAAAACAACCTTATTCGTCTACAAGACTCACCTAAAGCAATCTCTATGCCATCTGGCCGCTGCAAAAAAATTGTCAATATAATCAGGCTATGCCCTCGATGCGCCTGGTATCAATAGCACGCTATGTTGCACAGGTGACACATTTTGCACACAAACTGACACATTTTGTTTCACTTTCGGTCATTCTGGTCACTCAAGGCACTACCCCGCAGGCTTGAGCGCGCAAGCCAGACGGCAAAGTCCCCCCTGCTGATGCCAGGCTATCCTATGCACCTAATAAATCTGCCTGATATTATTAATTAATACCAGGTAGATCAACAAGCTCTCAGCCATTTGGCAAAATGCGGCAGTGCTGGCGCGGCGTGCGTCAGGCGAGGACAAAATGGCGGGTGCGGTCGGGGCAGGCAGCGCGCAAAACAACCTGCCAGATGGACAGGCAGTCGGACGGCCATGGCAGGCGTATGCGGTATAGAAAAAAATCTGGCGGGCAACTGGCTGATACGCCTGAGTCATGCGGGCAAAAGGCTGCCTTTTGGGGCGGGGAAAAGGTCGCTAGCGTATGCCGAACTTACGCATTTTGCGAAACAGCGTGCTGCGGCTCATATGCAGCATAAGGGCTGCCTTGCCCTGATGCCCGTGGCTGGCATGCAGAGCCTGCACAATGCGCTCCCGTTCGCCTTCCGCCGCTGGCGGGGCCGTGTCGGCGGACTGCACGTCCTGGCCAGGGTCCGCGCAGACGTTCGGCGGCTTGCGGCAGTCGGTCTGGCGGCAGGCAAAAGGCATGAGCAGTTCAGTCTCGATGGTGGCGGCGTCAAGAGTTTCGGGCATGGTGACGCATAACCGGTGGATAAAGTAGCGCAACTCGCGGATATTGCCCGGCCAAGCATACTGGCTCAGCATTTCCTGCGCCTTGGGGTCCATGACCTGCCCACGCAGCACCGTGTCGTCGCCCTGCGCGAGAAAATGGCGCATGAGCAGTTCCACATCGCCCTCGCGCTCGCGCAGGGGCGGCAGCGAAACCACCAGTACAGAGAGCCGGTAGAACAGGTCGGCGCGAAACTGGTTGCGTTTGACCCTCTCCCACAGGTTGGCATTGGTGGCCGCGATGATGCGCACATCCACGCAGATGTTGCGCGTGCCGCTGATGCGCAGCACACGCTGCGTTTCGAGCACGCGCAAAAGCCGCCGTTGCGCACGCAGATCAAGTTCCGCCACCTCGTCCAGAAACAGCGTACCGTTATGGGCCAGCTCAAACAGGCCTGGCTTGCCCTTGCGACTTGCGCCGGTAAACGCGCCTTCCTCGTAGCCAAACAGCTCTGATTCGAGCAGCGACTGCGGCAACGCGCCGCAATTGATGGCCACAAAGGGCTGATCGCTGCGCGGGCTGGCATTGTGGATGGACTGGGCAAAAAGCTCTTTGCCCGTGCCGGTTTCACCCTGAATAAGCACAGGCTGCGCGGAAGGAGCAAACTTGCGGGCGCGGGCAACGGCTGCCGTGATGGAGGGCGAGATGCCGATGATGTCTTCAAACTTGTGCTGCGCCAGCATCTCGGCATGCATGGCGTCGTGCCGGATCTTGCTCTCCTTGGCGGCAATGGCCCTTGGCTCCTGAAAGGTAATGACCGCGCCGTGCACGGTATCGCCCACATGGATGGGAATGGCGGAAAACAGCAGTTTTCTGCCCTCCACTTCGGCCATTTCGTCTTCAATGCTGTTGCCGAGCAGCAGGCAGCGGTCGATCTGCGGCAGGTCGAGTATGGCGCGGTAACTGAAGTGCGTGATGTCGTTTTTGAGCCGCAGCATGCGCCGCGCCACAGGGTTGATGAGCAGCACGCGTCCCTCGGCGTCGAGCGAGACAATACCGTCGTGCGAATGCTCAATGACGGTCTTGAACTTGAGGCTCTGGGCCTGCTCAAGCTCACGGGCGTAAACAATGCGCTTGGCCTCAAGCAAGGCCTGCCGGATGGACATTTCGTCGCAGACCAGCAGCTGGCAGCACAAGCCCATGCTCTCGGCCATGCCGATGGAGGTCTCGCCGCCGATAAACACATCCACCTTGTCGCGCACCGCCTGGGCAATGGCCTGCCGCATATCCTCCCTGTTGCTGCCGCTGGGATAGATGCGCAAATCCACATGCAGCAGACTGCTGAGGGCAACCAGTTCTTTCTGCAGCTGGGGGTAGACGATAAAACCAACGCGGGGGTTGGGCTTTTGGGCCTTGGTAAGCGCCTGATCAAGCACGTAGACCAGGTCCTGCATGCTGATGGGCAAAAAGACGAGAGGCGTACGTATGCCCGCCTCCACAATCTGGTTGGCAGACCAGCCGCGCGCCACAATGACATACGCGCCCTCTTCCTCCGCCTTGCGGGCAACGCTGAGAGAGCGGCTGAGGCCCGTAAGCTGCAGAAGAATTTTGTCCTGAATGCCCAGCTCGGTAGCAACGCGCTGCACGATCTGGTAGCTGGTGCTCTCTGGGGCAATGACAACAATAGGCGGCATGAAACCCTCTGATTACGCGCAGTTGGCGACACGTTAGCCTGCGCGGATTTGTCTGCCAGCATAGCGCATGTCAAAATTGATGTCACGCGTGGGCGCGTAACGGCAAAACGGCGACCGCTCCCGGTTGCCGTTCTATCTGTCTGACGCGGGGGATGGGGCCGGTGCTGCGCGCCAACTGCGCCTTGACTAAATCAAGGCCGCGTCAGGCAACGAAATAGTTTCAGCCATCCCTCCCACAGGATACGTGCAAATAAAGACCGGCTGCCTTGCGGACAGCCGGTCTTTATTTGCACGGTGCGTTGCGCACCGCGTATATGCGCATCAGTGTTCCGGGGTTATGCCCCGGCGGCTTCGCCGATCAGCTGGCGAAAGCGCCCAAAGAGGTACTGCCCGTCATGGGGGCCGGCAGCCGCTTCAGGGTGGTACTGCACGCTCATGACAGGCAGGGTCTTGTGACGCAGGCCTTCGAGCGTGTTGTCGTTCAGGTTGACGTGCGTGGCTTCTACATCGCTGACGCCGTCCAGCACCACATGGAAACCGTGGTTCTGGGACGATATTTCGATGCGGCCAGTGGTCAGGTCTTTCACCGGGTGGTTGCAGCCGTGGTGGCCAAACTTGAGCTTGTCGGTGGTGCCGCCAAGGGCGTGACCGATGAGCTGATGCCCGAGGCAAATGCCCGTAACCGGAAACATGCCCACAAGCTCGCGCACAAGGGCTATCTCTGCCGTCAGG is from Desulfovibrio desulfuricans and encodes:
- a CDS encoding sigma 54-interacting transcriptional regulator, yielding MPPIVVIAPESTSYQIVQRVATELGIQDKILLQLTGLSRSLSVARKAEEEGAYVIVARGWSANQIVEAGIRTPLVFLPISMQDLVYVLDQALTKAQKPNPRVGFIVYPQLQKELVALSSLLHVDLRIYPSGSNREDMRQAIAQAVRDKVDVFIGGETSIGMAESMGLCCQLLVCDEMSIRQALLEAKRIVYARELEQAQSLKFKTVIEHSHDGIVSLDAEGRVLLINPVARRMLRLKNDITHFSYRAILDLPQIDRCLLLGNSIEDEMAEVEGRKLLFSAIPIHVGDTVHGAVITFQEPRAIAAKESKIRHDAMHAEMLAQHKFEDIIGISPSITAAVARARKFAPSAQPVLIQGETGTGKELFAQSIHNASPRSDQPFVAINCGALPQSLLESELFGYEEGAFTGASRKGKPGLFELAHNGTLFLDEVAELDLRAQRRLLRVLETQRVLRISGTRNICVDVRIIAATNANLWERVKRNQFRADLFYRLSVLVVSLPPLREREGDVELLMRHFLAQGDDTVLRGQVMDPKAQEMLSQYAWPGNIRELRYFIHRLCVTMPETLDAATIETELLMPFACRQTDCRKPPNVCADPGQDVQSADTAPPAAEGERERIVQALHASHGHQGKAALMLHMSRSTLFRKMRKFGIR
- a CDS encoding 4Fe-4S dicluster domain-containing protein, coding for MVNINRQWCKGCGICVAFCPKKALSLDDEGKACHNPELCVECGMCEQYCPDLAVTVEKTGKAKTGKGAAA
- the sucC gene encoding ADP-forming succinate--CoA ligase subunit beta is translated as MNIHEYQAKTLLAQFGVPVPRGLLAETPAEARQAALQIPGPVWVVKAQIHAGGRGKGGGVVVCKSPDEVEAAAQRIIGMQLVTHQTGPQGKKVHKAWVEQGTNIARELYLAVVLDRGAQCLTVMASPDGGMDIEEVAAKTPERIFTTRLDGGHRIWPFQARALLFGCGLTPAQVNAGTALLQNLVRLAAEKDAVLVEINPLAVTVEGELMALDGKMDFDESALKRHPDIAALEDPEECDPLERKARELGVNYVRLSGYVGTMVNGAGLAMATMDAIKQAGAEPANFLDAGGGANEQMVAAGFEVMLSDPNVRGILINIFGGILRCDIVAQGVVNAARKVDLKLPLVVRLEGTNVEEGRRILRESGLNFETAASMSEAAHKIAALTAGGAA
- a CDS encoding 2-oxoacid:acceptor oxidoreductase family protein, whose protein sequence is MERYRFLLSGSGGQGIITMAILLAEAAVLYEGLVAVQSQSYGPEARGGATRSDVIISDSEIYFPKVNQPNVLVALTDEAAGKYLPLIRPGGMCLYDSDLVHPSKRIDAERVGLPMLRSVKETFGGKTQALNICVLGALAAITGAVRLESIEKVLESRFAAVHHENNKKALHLGAGLAGEVRR
- a CDS encoding 2-oxoacid:ferredoxin oxidoreductase subunit beta, coding for MSVQNIRERFFPHIWCPGCGHGTILNNLLHAVQEMNIDPSNMCMVSGIGCSARISGYVDFHSMHTMHGRALACATGIKMTKPELNVVVPMGDGDAMAIGGNHFIHACRRNIDMVAIIMNNRIYGMTGGQYSPLSGEGILATTAPYRSIDHEFDTVKLAMGAGATFVARTTTFHVKEIVTLLKKAFAHKGFSVLEILTQCPTYFGRKNKLGGAVQMLEWYRDNTAQLGSKKLEENPHLIPRGVFVEEDRPEYCTEYAKIIAKAHKE
- a CDS encoding 2-oxoacid:acceptor oxidoreductase subunit alpha; the encoded protein is MSQQDILFVQGNEACVRGALYAGLRFFAGYPITPSTEVAEHLAEQLPRVGGKFIQMEDEIASMCAVCGASLAGSKAMTATSGPGFSLKQEAIGYAVMAEIPCVVVNVQRGGPSTGLATKVAQGDVNQARWGTHGDHSIIVLTASSIQDVFQITVEAFNMAETYRTPVILLFDEVIGHMREKLVVPAAGELPVVERLHTEVQAGVNYYPYLPREDGRLPMSDFGGVHRYNVTGLYHDIWGFPTENPEQVSKLVYHLVDKIENRAHLLARWKEYYLDDAEHVIISYGSSARSARHLVETRRSKGDRIGLLELQTLWPFPAQLVREKTAHARNIFVAEMNMGQITTQVKQVVQRPDRVFLVNRMDGLMLNPTDIGKVMRVIEGRGF